Proteins co-encoded in one Quercus robur chromosome 8, dhQueRobu3.1, whole genome shotgun sequence genomic window:
- the LOC126694935 gene encoding NAC transcription factor 56 yields the protein MESTEMSQQPNLPPGFRFHPTDEELVVHYLKKKVTSAPLPVSIIAEVDLYKFDPWELPAKATFGQHEWYFFSPRDRKYPNGARPNRAATSGYWKATGTDKPVLSSGSSLKVGVKKALVFYGGKPPKGIKTNWIMHEYRLIDNKPNNKPPGCDLGNKKNSLRLDDWVLCRIYKKNNTHRPMDHEREDSMDDLTRPIPPSISVSQQNMKLQFPKAGTSYGSLLDQNLFEGIVTNDGINSGMSTQLASSSSMVPALGISNNFNMKRTLPSLYWNIDVEPSGPSSSKRLALDGSDESVTRTDGNASNSIASLLCQLPQTPSLHQQAMLGSVGDISLFRGPCHLPGLNWYS from the exons ATGGAGAGCACTGAGATGTCACAGCAGCCAAATCTGCCACCTGGGTTTCGTTTCCACCCCACAGATGAAGAGCTTGTGGTTCACTACCTCAAGAAAAAGGTCACCTCGGCTCCTCTTCCGGTTTCAATTATCGCTGAGGTTGATCTTTACAAATTTGATCCATGGGAACTACCAG CTAAGGCTACGTTTGGCCAGCATGAGTGGTATTTTTTTAGTCCAAGGGACCGGAAGTACCCGAATGGGGCGAGGCCGAACCGGGCTGCAACTTCAGGGTATTGGAAGGCTACAGGAACGGATAAGCCAGTGTTAAGCTCTGGGAGTAGTCTGAAGGTTGGTGTAAAAAAGGCCCTTGTGTTCTATGGAGGAAAGCCTCCCAAGGGGATCAAGACCAATTGGATCATGCATGAGTACCGGTTGATTGATAACAAGCCTAATAATAAGCCTCCTGGATGTGACTTAGGCAACAAGAAAAACTCTTTGAGg CTTGATGATTGGGTGCTATGTCGAATTTACAAAAAGAACAACACGCATAGACCTATGGATCATGAAAGGGAGGACTCGATGGATGACCTGACTCGACCTATACCACCTTCAATATCTGTGAGCCAACAAAATATGAAACTGCAATTTCCAAAGGCAGGCACAAGCTACGGTTCACTGCTTGACCAGAATTTGTTTGAAGGGATAGTAACCAATGATGGGATAAACTCTGGTATGTCAACCCAGTTAGCCTCTTCAAGTTCTATGGTTCCAGCCTTGGGAATCTCAAACAACTTCAATATGAAACGGACACTCCCTTCATTGTACTGGAATATTGATGTGGAACCATCTGGGCCTTCATCGAGCAAGAGATTGGCTTTGGATGGTAGTGATGAAAGTGTCACGAGGACAGATGGGAATGCTTCTAATTCTATTGCCTCTCTGCTTTGCCAGCTTCCACAAACACCTTCATTGCATCAACAAGCAATGCTGGGGTCTGTTGGAGATATCAGTCTTTTTCGGGGACCTTGTCATCTTCCTGGATTGAACTGGTATTCTTAA